From Brochothrix thermosphacta DSM 20171 = FSL F6-1036, a single genomic window includes:
- the mraY gene encoding phospho-N-acetylmuramoyl-pentapeptide-transferase, with translation MSTKFIIGTAFIAFIVTVMALPIYIQAMRQRKVGQEQREEGPQSHKAKTGTPTMGAIIFVPAVFIATLIGTGISRGSVSTMWLLLLTFLGYAFIGFWDDFVKVREKRNLGLTAKQKLMGQLLIGVLFYVVYLINGYSESLNVPFTEITIQLPYIYGLFIIFWLVGFSNATNLTDGLDGLLAGLATFSFAAFGIIAYVQHNLAVLYFCMAVIGGLIGFFLFNRNPAKVFMGDTGSLALGGAMAAVSILLKVEWLMLLIGFVYVAETLSVMMQVTYFKLTHGKRIFRMTPIHHHFELGGWSENKTVVVFWCVGLLCSVAAVLMEVL, from the coding sequence GTGTCTACAAAATTTATTATAGGAACAGCATTCATCGCATTTATAGTAACGGTGATGGCATTACCAATTTATATTCAAGCAATGCGACAACGTAAAGTGGGTCAAGAACAACGTGAAGAAGGACCGCAAAGTCATAAAGCAAAAACAGGTACGCCGACAATGGGAGCTATTATTTTTGTACCCGCGGTCTTTATTGCAACGTTAATTGGAACAGGTATCTCACGCGGAAGTGTATCAACGATGTGGTTATTGTTATTAACATTCCTTGGTTATGCCTTTATCGGTTTTTGGGACGACTTTGTTAAAGTTCGTGAAAAACGTAACTTAGGCTTAACTGCAAAACAAAAATTAATGGGACAGTTACTAATTGGTGTTCTCTTCTATGTTGTTTATCTTATAAACGGTTATTCAGAGTCATTAAATGTGCCTTTTACAGAAATAACAATTCAATTACCTTATATCTATGGCTTATTTATTATTTTTTGGTTGGTCGGCTTTTCAAATGCGACGAACTTAACGGACGGACTTGATGGGTTGTTGGCAGGATTGGCAACATTCTCGTTTGCAGCTTTCGGAATTATAGCTTACGTACAACATAATTTAGCGGTACTTTACTTCTGTATGGCAGTTATTGGTGGACTAATCGGATTCTTCTTGTTCAACCGCAACCCTGCAAAAGTATTTATGGGTGACACGGGGTCACTAGCACTTGGTGGTGCGATGGCAGCTGTATCTATCCTTCTAAAAGTAGAATGGTTGATGTTACTTATCGGGTTCGTGTATGTTGCAGAAACATTATCTGTCATGATGCAAGTAACTTATTTTAAATTAACGCACGGTAAACGTATTTTCCGTATGACGCCAATTCATCATCATTTTGAGTTAGGTGGTTGGTCAGAAAATAAAACAGTTGTTGTATTTTGGTGTGTGGGTCTTTTATGTTCTGTAGCAGCTGTATTGATGGAGGTGCTTTAA
- a CDS encoding UDP-N-acetylmuramoyl-L-alanyl-D-glutamate--2,6-diaminopimelate ligase: MKMNELLSKLPLVAYEGQDIEITDMQQDSRLVTPGTLFICIDGYTVDGHDYVEKAIANGAVAILAEKPVEVTTVPVIYVEDTNRAMAILAGAFFNYPTHEMNMVAVTGTNGKTTVTHLIEHVLRNVNQVTGLVGTMYQKIGDTIQTTKNTTPDSLTLQRLFASMREEYVDTAVMEVSSHALVLGRVHGCDYDVAVFTNLTQDHLDFHKTMEEYAIAKSLLFAQLGNDYRSKRPKFAVVNKDDNASERMITATAANVVTYGIINESTFRATDIVISGKGTHFTLLFQNKAYPIKMQLVGNFNVYNALAAIAATVVQGVPLETAIASIEAVQGVAGRFELVSAGQAFPVIVDYAHTPDSLENVIQTIRDFAKGRIICVVGCGGDRDRTKRPIMAKITVDQADIAILTSDNPRTEDPMTIINQMEAGVSAEAVYIKEVSREKAIQIAVSEAQEDDVILIAGKGHETYQIIGDVTHHFDDREVAEEAIKNLK; encoded by the coding sequence ATGAAAATGAATGAATTATTGAGTAAGTTACCGTTAGTTGCTTATGAGGGGCAAGACATTGAAATTACTGATATGCAACAAGACAGTCGATTAGTGACACCAGGTACATTATTTATTTGTATAGATGGGTATACAGTTGATGGTCATGATTATGTTGAAAAAGCGATTGCGAATGGAGCAGTTGCTATTCTAGCTGAGAAACCTGTTGAAGTAACAACCGTTCCAGTTATTTATGTAGAAGATACAAATCGTGCAATGGCGATTTTAGCGGGTGCTTTTTTTAACTATCCTACTCATGAGATGAATATGGTTGCCGTAACGGGAACAAATGGTAAAACAACAGTGACACATTTGATAGAGCATGTCTTGCGAAATGTTAATCAAGTCACAGGTCTTGTAGGTACGATGTATCAAAAAATTGGAGATACAATCCAAACAACTAAAAATACAACGCCCGACAGCTTAACTTTGCAACGTTTATTTGCAAGTATGCGTGAGGAATATGTGGATACAGCTGTAATGGAAGTATCCTCTCATGCGCTTGTATTAGGAAGAGTTCATGGTTGTGATTATGATGTCGCTGTTTTTACAAATTTAACGCAAGATCATTTAGATTTTCATAAAACAATGGAAGAATATGCGATTGCAAAAAGTTTGTTATTTGCGCAATTAGGCAATGATTATCGTAGTAAACGACCTAAATTTGCAGTTGTTAATAAAGATGACAATGCAAGCGAGCGAATGATTACTGCAACTGCAGCTAATGTTGTAACTTATGGTATTATCAACGAATCAACATTCCGAGCAACGGACATTGTTATTAGTGGAAAAGGGACACATTTTACTTTATTATTCCAAAATAAGGCTTATCCTATCAAAATGCAATTAGTCGGTAACTTTAATGTATATAACGCACTCGCTGCTATTGCTGCAACTGTTGTACAAGGTGTGCCACTAGAAACAGCAATTGCTTCAATTGAAGCCGTACAAGGTGTAGCTGGTCGTTTTGAATTAGTAAGCGCTGGACAAGCTTTCCCAGTTATTGTAGATTATGCACATACACCTGATAGTTTAGAAAATGTTATACAAACGATTCGTGACTTTGCTAAAGGTCGAATTATATGTGTGGTAGGCTGTGGTGGTGATAGAGATCGTACTAAACGTCCGATTATGGCTAAAATTACAGTTGATCAAGCAGATATTGCCATCCTCACATCAGATAATCCACGAACTGAAGACCCAATGACAATTATTAATCAAATGGAAGCTGGTGTATCAGCTGAAGCCGTTTATATTAAAGAAGTAAGCCGCGAAAAAGCGATTCAAATAGCTGTCAGTGAAGCGCAAGAAGATGACGTTATACTGATTGCGGGTAAAGGTCATGAAACATATCAAATTATCGGAGATGTTACACACCATTTTGATGACCGTGAAGTAGCAGAAGAAGCAATAAAAAATCTAAAGTAA